Proteins from a genomic interval of Spea bombifrons isolate aSpeBom1 chromosome 4, aSpeBom1.2.pri, whole genome shotgun sequence:
- the LOC128491003 gene encoding guanylyl cyclase-activating protein 1-like — protein MGNTSTSTVDDLQAVEIHHWYKKFMTECPSGQLTLHEFKQFFGLRGLSGDANTYIEQMFRTFDMNKDGYIDFMEYVAALSLVLRGKIEQKLRWYFKLYDVDGNGCIDRHELLNIIKAVRAINGCDHDMTPEEFTNRVFDRIDINGDGELSLEEFVEGARKDEEFMDVMMKSLDLTHIMTMINNRRHSV, from the exons ATGGGTAATACAAGCACCAGCACTGTAGATGACTTGCAGGCAGTGGAAATCCACCACTGGTACAAGAAGTTCATGACAGAATGTCCCTCGGGTCAGCTCACACTGCATGAGTTCAAACAGTTCTTTGGGCTACGGGGCCTAAGTGGAGATGCCAACACCTACATTGAACAAATGTTCCGCACTTTTGATATGAACAAG GATGGCTACATTGATTTCATGGAGTATGTTGCTGCTCTCAGTCTGGTGCTTCGTGGGAAGATAGAACAAAAGCTACGCTGGTATTTCAAGCTTTATGATGTAGATGGGAATGGATGCATTGACCGTCATGAGCTGCTCAATATTATTAAG GCAGTGCGAGCAATTAATGGGTGCGATCATGATATGACTCCTGAGGAATTCACCAATCGGGTCTTTGACAGGATTGATATCAATGGAGATG GGGAGCTATCTTTGGAAGAGTTTGTTGAAGGTGCTCGGAAGGATGAAGAATTTATGGATGTGATGATGAAAAGCTTGGACCTGACCCACATAATGACTATGATAAACAACCGGAGACATAGCGTGTGA